The sequence tttaataatttaaataaaatatatttttattaaataataaatttatgttcagacaaacataatataatgtatatattatatgagcagCTTCTATAGCTCTACGCCTCTACCTGTATTAATTAATTCTGTTTATATGTATTCACTATTCatagaatgtaatattattattttcaattgttacaaattaatatattataattgtaatctgTAAGTTGTAACTATCTACAAACACCATAAACTATTAATAGATGGTagatattattgtgatttgaGAATCATTCGTGGGTATGGtttgattttttaatcatttaaaattatggttatttttttattttatttcaaaatcaaattttctattgttttacttatttatatggcTATAATCTACTATATAATCTTTAAtccaatataaaattgatttgatcatatatttttataactataatgatCTTTGTAGTTGAGCTACCTAAAggctgtatactgtatagtgtatatttgttaaaaatcaatatatttgaaCGCGTAAGCGtgtatctatactctataggtagtataatagtgttatactgttatactaataaagtaataattaataactacttTGCTAGAAAAATGAGTGTTAGGTACTGACGAGCTACGTTTCAAaggtatcaatattttaaatttataggtattaagtattaaaattaaaaattatctaaattgtGTCGTGTAAGTGTGTGCatagtaattatatactaaGTCATAAGTGAACTTACTAAacagtgtgtatataataaattaataacagtgCGAATAGACAGAAAATGAATCTATAGTAGGTAAGGACGTAAGGTATAAACTGAAGAAATAGTAGATCACACCAGCAAGATTCATCTCAATAAAGtgctatacaattattattatttttttttttttttgtagcaaGTATTTTgccataaatatttttccaattttaataactaacctAGTGCTCCGATActtctgaaaatatatttaaattaattttgaattttacataataacaattttcttatatacttttaaattattttttttagtttagttaCAGTAtaacacccgcatgtgttggtATTTTGTAACTTGatattttacgattattaagtttttaagtgagttatgagcaattttaatttaggctatgttatatacgcataacatgataaaaaattgaattatcgtAAAAAACTAACATACAAACACTGATAATTTTCTTACCaccaagtttcataataggtcgattcactctaatttttaaactgacagagctaaacgtgatctgctactattttacgtacttgtaagacagAGAGAACGGTTACCGGTATTTTTCCCGAATCAAAATTCCCGAATGGACTTTTTCCCGAATGGTATTTTATCCGAAAATCCGAAAACCCGAAACCTTTTTTCCCGAACGCCTTTTTCCCGAATCGAAATTCCCGAATGAACTTTTTCCCGAAtggtgttttataaaaataattttaaaaaaagtataataacataataaatgctGTTGCGTtatcgttaaatattttaaaatcgacaaattatatgcatataaaaataaaaattatttaaaaaaaattaaaaagtataataacataataaatgctGTTGCGTtatcgttaaatattttaaaatcgacaaattataatgcatataaaaaataaaaataattttaaaaaaagtataataacataataaatgctGTTGCGTtatcgttaaatattttaaaatcgacaaattatatgcatataaaaataaaaattatttaaaaaaaactaaaaagtataataacataataaatgctgttatcgttaaaaacaaaattacaaaacaatattatgtgcgATTGCCCTCAGAAATTGTAACGGCTGGTATGTATTAAATTCAGCAGTAATGGACATTATTCGCTTTTGAAAATCCCGCCATTTTCTTTTTGGTAGTGCTCTAACTTTTCGTCCTAAACTCAGCTCCGCGATCATTATCTCAGCATCAGCTTGTTCTTTTTGGATCTCACCGAGAGCGGAGTAAAGATCTGGATGATGTTTTCCAATAACAAGCTGGAAGCGATTGTGCCACCCCTCACTTACATTGTTGGTTTTGTGTGAACCAGTTAGAGCGGCTTGGTGCTGATTCCAAATTTCTGGCGGATAACGTGGAAGAATTCCTCGTCTTCGCCCTCTAGCTATTACTCctacaacataatttttttcaaaatattccaaaattGGTAATAAATCTTCAGGCGCGTCATTTTTCAAAAGCGAGAAAATGCGAGGTACTTCAGCCAAAGGTACGAATGCCAACGCTAGCATCATATgactgtacatttttaatgaatgatCATCAGGGTCATTGTATGTGGCTTGAAGACCAACAGATTGAATTTGTCGATACATTGATTGACCGAAATGAAAAAAGCAACAACTGAGAGGACAATTTGGATAAACTTCTTGACAAGCGTTGATTATAGATTTTTCAAAGTCAGTCATGATCTTAGCCGGTTCACAAACAATCCTGTGTTCGTTAAATGAAGATTGTACTGCTCTTAGCACAGTGGCATACTGAACCGTTTCTTTTGACGACAACAGTGCATAGACAAATGGAATTTcaataaaacgtttaatttttcaaatattaaaaatcttaagaGACATTTTTGTTAAACGCCGCGTCATGACACCCGGACACCGTTGTTCGCCGCGAAGCTCGCGACGTATACGACGTATATCGGCGCACCCGTACCAATACACCACTGATTAACACATCATAGACATATACCTAGGTAATAAACAGGgttgcatttgaaaaaaaaatttattattatcgttattatcgtATTTATCGTTTTTCGTTATAATTACGTTTCAAATTTCAATCGTTTTATGTCGAGTATAACGTTAtaattataacgttattataacgTTTGCAAGCCCtggactaataaatataataaaatccatCAAACCTTAAAAGTCCCGTCTAAAAACCAGCAATCACTCCGGGCCAATAATTCTAAATTTCTCCGAGTCGAGAACACAACGACTCTACCTTCATTGACGGAATCATCATCAAGTGaatcgtaaattaaaaaatgttcaccCGTAAGCGTCTTTTGATACCGATCGGGAAGAGTACCAAAGTCATTAAGTGTTTTTGGATTGGGCGGCAAATTTTTCCTTAGGTAtgtgtaaaatacataaaaattaaattggacCGTTGACTGGTAATTTAGAACGCACATAAATAAAACCTccacaaattaattttgtttcactcaaaattttaatttcagccATGgtgatagattaaaataaaattaaaatgattttgctaagtatataatcttatattatttacaataaaatgcaCTGGAAAGTATAACGACGGTCGATAGCACTCGAATAACGCGGCTTTACGATTACAACGATTACGTTTTACTTGTATACCATAGATAAAAGAtacaaacgataataataataataataataacacaaatatcggtgtaaaatataaatcagcGACGGTAAAGTGCAATAATGGCAAACATGCGATTCTACATGTGCCCGTTTATCGCACGGAGAAAAAAAAGATTAGAAAAGATTAGAAAAGATTAGAATGTATAGCAACGGctgtattttagttataatgtatagaaaatacataCCTAGTCATTACAGCTCacagttataacatttttaaatttttaaaaatttttatttcgggaACAATAACCGTCAGGAAAAAGTCGTTCGGGAAAAAAGGTTTCGGGTTTTCGGATTTTCGGATAAAACGACATTCGGTAAAAAGTCCATTCGGGAATTTCGATTCGGGAAAAACGGCGGGTACCGAGAGAACACTTGCGGGTATGACGACCTCTTAAgagaattcaataaaaaagtgaaaaattaattttctatcatacTTTACaacgaattaaaaattgttttcagaaGTTCCCGATTATTAGGATAATCGGTATTCGGTAAATTTGGCATAAGATAGATAGTAGACCTACTTTTGACAGAAAATAGACGGGATCGAACAATCTTAAAATAATCAGcttatacatagttatatattatgtaaatggtGTATGATTAAACTATttcgtataattaaattataggttaatgtttaaactttaaccTTTAAACAagcataattaaatatgtttataatattttaattacagtatagtattattacgtaattattataagcatattatcTAAATTGTAATTTAGATTCCATcataagttgaaaaaaatacgtatacatataagtTATTTGTcacgtttaatatatatatattttttatattgaactatagtcaatatttaacaatatattttaatatataataatatactatatactattataattgtgtatacatataaatatataatactatatagtacattGGTATTTaggaatacaatttaatattaatcataaaatatacccaATCTATGTAATTGATAATTGTCTTTCCTCagaataggtaggtaataatataatataatgtattataatatagactatagtatatataatatatacacctatatatatatattataagcttattaggaatatgtacttaatacatttatacatttattaaatttaagtctaTAGCAGCTTATAGATACTATGGGAAATAGAGATATCGcactatgtaaaaataaaagtgtagctacagaataaaaaatagcacatttatatgcaataatagtacctatacactatagtaatattttaaacaaatttaacaataaataaaaatgattacgtagtatagaaaaatagtataaatcatAATGACAATACCTaactttatgtaattataaaacaattcagTAGTTTTAAAGTTGAAAGTATATATTGCTCATAGGCAATAGCCATTATTATAGGCGAGGCCGTCGCCAACACTTCTCTCTGCTATACgcctatatagatatatgtacattataggtCTAACGTAACCTGACGACTGACACCTATAGTAAATATTGAAGCTGTGAGTAGGTTTGgtacagaatttaaaattgtaattaggtTTAGGTAGGTCGTTGTTAGGTATGTTTAAtctatgtgtacaatatataatatatgtgatcaTCGTCCATCGAGTGTTCGAGTATATCGTTAAATCTTAAACATGTTTGTTGTCTTAAACTCGAATTATTATAAGAGGTACCAAACCTATACCTAACCTTGATGGAGGGGACATGCCACAAgtcataatttatcattatttaggcGTATAATATTACACGGTTAAAACTTACAATATGATGCGTGAGTCACGAATcccgaataaattaataatatattatacacgatacgatgtaggtatattatacatagacaaTAGACATTTAGTCAATATTATATCCAAGTCTAAGTACCAAGTTTGTagtgtattaaactattaactattagcGTATGGTATTTATGGATCGTGATGAATCCGCGATGATGtaaattctatatatattatttttatattattgttatcacgaTATGGGCAGTGTACGTTTGGCTAGCGCCACCTGTGGACGTCGCTGCCACCagtgtattgttattgtttcaCTGATAAAGAAcaaactactataatattattattcacagcAGCCAGCaggttataagtgttataacggCAGACGATACGGAACGGACTTCCCCGTCTGGCAACTGTGATAACGTATTGATCTATAGTCAGTACTCCGTAGTGTATGCATTCGTAATACTTGTATGCACGTCATCGTATATTCGAATATGATACCTTGGCGGTGGCGACTGTCAGATGGGCTTTTGCGAGAAGTCTCATGCGATTTGGAAGTTTAAAGAATTCGCGTTCCGCTGAATAGCTTGGGAcaacaaaacatttattattattttttatacagtgGGACGACCGATTGTGcgatagtaggtacctactaatgaACTATTTACCTATTACATTATGATGTGGAGGTggc is a genomic window of Rhopalosiphum padi isolate XX-2018 chromosome 4, ASM2088224v1, whole genome shotgun sequence containing:
- the LOC132931041 gene encoding uncharacterized protein LOC132931041; protein product: MTDFEKSIINACQEVYPNCPLSCCFFHFGQSMYRQIQSVGLQATYNDPDDHSLKMYSHMMLALAFVPLAEVPRIFSLLKNDAPEDLLPILEYFEKNYVVGVIARGRRRGILPRYPPEIWNQHQAALTGSHKTNNVSEGWHNRFQLVIGKHHPDLYSALGEIQKEQADAEIMIAELSLGRKVRALPKRKWRDFQKRIMSITAEFNTYQPLQFLRAIAHNIVL